One Sphingomicrobium marinum genomic window carries:
- a CDS encoding heavy-metal-associated domain-containing protein, with amino-acid sequence MSGYHPILRPVVWVILLMVLGGVAVAQMESGDRGIPPIASEGLLDVGGIEVDVGGETAQEARLAGWRIAQREGFAKLWASNSGRPASQAPRLSDSTLDSLVSAIVVEEERIGPKRYIARLGVQFDRQRASQYVGLSGARRRSAPMLLVPVIATAGMEFSMERRNPWQAAWAQYRTAATPIDYIRLSGVGSDPLLVNAAAVRRKNARYWKSVADFYGANNILIAQVQLHHRYPGGPATGNFAAFYGLDREPLGSFTLTSEGEDGVPAMMNEGVERMNGLFAAAFRRGTIKADPNLIIQEAAPPPIEEVIFAEIPFQIQLVSPSAADYDAGVGMLRAIPGVTAVTETSLAIGGTSNLVITYRGTADGLRSAIGAAGWSAEYSGGALRVSRPGA; translated from the coding sequence ATGAGCGGATATCATCCCATCCTAAGGCCCGTCGTCTGGGTCATCCTCCTGATGGTGCTGGGCGGGGTCGCCGTTGCGCAGATGGAAAGCGGCGATCGCGGCATTCCCCCGATCGCCAGCGAAGGCCTGCTCGATGTCGGCGGGATCGAGGTCGATGTCGGCGGCGAAACTGCGCAGGAAGCGCGCCTTGCGGGCTGGCGCATCGCGCAGCGCGAAGGGTTTGCGAAACTGTGGGCGAGCAATAGCGGCCGTCCCGCCAGCCAAGCGCCGCGCCTGTCCGATTCCACCCTCGACAGCTTGGTCAGCGCGATCGTGGTCGAGGAAGAGCGCATCGGTCCCAAGCGCTATATCGCGCGGCTCGGCGTCCAGTTCGACCGCCAGCGCGCAAGCCAGTATGTCGGCCTGTCGGGCGCACGCCGGCGCAGCGCGCCGATGTTGCTGGTGCCGGTCATCGCGACCGCGGGCATGGAATTTTCGATGGAGCGCCGTAACCCGTGGCAGGCGGCCTGGGCGCAATATCGCACCGCAGCGACGCCCATCGATTATATCCGCCTGTCGGGCGTCGGCTCCGATCCGTTGCTGGTCAACGCTGCTGCCGTGCGTCGCAAGAACGCGCGTTACTGGAAATCGGTCGCCGATTTCTACGGCGCCAACAATATCCTGATCGCGCAGGTGCAGCTGCATCACCGCTATCCGGGCGGTCCCGCAACGGGCAATTTCGCGGCATTTTATGGTCTCGACCGTGAGCCGCTCGGCAGTTTCACGCTGACGAGCGAAGGAGAAGACGGCGTGCCCGCCATGATGAATGAGGGGGTCGAGCGCATGAACGGCCTGTTCGCTGCGGCCTTCCGTAGGGGCACGATCAAGGCCGATCCCAACCTTATCATTCAGGAAGCTGCGCCGCCGCCAATCGAAGAGGTTATCTTCGCGGAGATACCCTTCCAGATCCAACTCGTTTCGCCGTCTGCTGCCGATTATGATGCCGGGGTTGGAATGCTGCGCGCCATCCCGGGCGTGACGGCAGTCACCGAAACGAGCCTGGCGATCGGCGGGACGTCCAATCTCGTGATTACGTATCGCGGCACTGCCGACGGATTGCGCAGTGCGATCGGCGCAGCAGGCTGGAGTGCCGAATATTCGGGCGGCGCGCTCAGGGTCTCGCGTCCGGGGGCGTGA
- a CDS encoding I78 family peptidase inhibitor, translated as MRVSLIIAPLALMACAVPEMDEPPIRGADGSCSTEELDRFIGQKGTQELAAEMQSISGARIFRWAGHDMVVTADYRPDRLTVYLDEAGNIAKVDCG; from the coding sequence ATGCGAGTATCTCTTATTATCGCGCCGCTGGCGCTGATGGCCTGCGCTGTACCTGAGATGGACGAACCCCCGATCAGAGGCGCCGACGGGTCCTGTTCGACCGAGGAACTCGATCGCTTTATCGGGCAGAAGGGAACACAGGAATTGGCGGCGGAAATGCAGTCGATTTCGGGGGCCCGCATTTTCCGCTGGGCTGGTCACGATATGGTTGTGACCGCGGACTACCGCCCCGATCGGCTTACCGTCTATCTCGATGAAGCTGGTAACATCGCGAAGGTCGACTGCGGCTAG
- the rnd gene encoding ribonuclease D has translation MKIHKLITKTEDLDALVERLATHEFVAVDTEFMRENTYWPELCLIQIASPDEAAAIDPLADGIDMSSLLDLLVENEDVLKVFHAGGQDLEIFHNLTGKVPFPLFDTQIAGMALGYGEQIGYANLVSAVLGIQLDKGARFTDWSRRPLDKRQIDYAIADVTHLVEMFPKLLDQLVELDRGRWLNEEMERLADPSTFAFEPEDAWKRLRLPGRNPAVLGRLKALAAWREREAREKNLPRGRIVKDDSLGEIANHPPKHQSDLVKIRGLSKGWRDNDIGARLMEAVQHAEPLSPDEMPPKKPRRPGLTKDAALVSDLLKLLLKIRSKEANVAARLIARASDLELLAAGVREDLDILKGWRYEEFGRDALDLVEGRLAFATENGKLKMSRIGDE, from the coding sequence ATGAAAATTCACAAGCTAATTACCAAAACCGAAGATCTGGACGCGCTGGTCGAACGCCTCGCTACCCACGAATTCGTCGCCGTGGACACCGAGTTCATGCGCGAGAACACCTATTGGCCCGAACTGTGCCTGATCCAGATCGCCTCGCCCGACGAAGCTGCCGCGATCGATCCGCTGGCCGATGGGATAGACATGTCGAGCCTGCTCGACCTGCTCGTCGAGAACGAGGACGTCCTCAAGGTCTTCCATGCGGGCGGGCAGGACCTCGAGATATTTCACAACCTAACCGGAAAGGTCCCTTTTCCGCTGTTCGATACGCAGATTGCGGGCATGGCGCTGGGCTATGGCGAGCAGATCGGATACGCGAACCTCGTATCGGCTGTCCTCGGTATCCAGCTCGACAAGGGCGCGCGTTTTACCGACTGGTCGCGCCGTCCGCTCGACAAGCGCCAGATTGATTATGCGATTGCCGACGTCACGCACCTGGTCGAGATGTTTCCAAAGTTGCTCGACCAGCTCGTCGAACTGGACCGCGGTCGCTGGCTTAACGAGGAGATGGAACGGCTGGCCGATCCGTCGACATTCGCATTCGAACCCGAAGACGCGTGGAAGCGGCTGCGGCTGCCGGGACGCAATCCGGCGGTGCTCGGGCGCCTCAAGGCCCTGGCGGCCTGGCGCGAACGCGAAGCGCGCGAGAAGAACCTGCCGCGCGGTCGTATCGTCAAGGATGATTCGCTCGGCGAGATCGCCAATCACCCTCCCAAGCACCAGTCGGATCTCGTCAAGATCCGTGGCCTGTCCAAGGGTTGGCGTGACAACGATATCGGCGCGCGGCTGATGGAAGCCGTGCAACATGCCGAACCGCTGTCGCCGGACGAGATGCCGCCCAAGAAACCGCGCCGTCCCGGTCTCACCAAGGATGCGGCGCTTGTCAGCGATCTGTTGAAACTGCTGCTCAAGATTCGTTCGAAAGAAGCCAACGTGGCGGCGCGCCTGATTGCGCGGGCGAGCGATCTGGAATTGCTTGCCGCCGGGGTGCGCGAGGATTTGGATATCCTCAAGGGCTGGCGTTATGAAGAATTCGGCCGCGATGCGCTGGATCTGGTAGAAGGCCGTCTCGCCTTCGCGACCGAAAACGGAAAGCTCAAGATGAGCCGGATCGGAGATGAGTAA
- a CDS encoding HdaA/DnaA family protein: protein MSTQIALPLDWPQDDDGGRFIASAANTAALDHLERWAQWPVKATIITGPRRSGRSLLARTFVDRVGGRLFDNAEDHDEEALFHAWNQAQETGHPMVMVADRVPPAWEAQLPDLRTRLAVTPTTEIEDPDDALFGQLLALHFADRGLHLSEEAQRYIAIRVERTYFAAERIVEMIDRHAIAEKARLTIPTIRKALEAMSEGAR from the coding sequence ATGTCCACCCAGATCGCGCTTCCCCTCGATTGGCCGCAGGACGATGATGGCGGACGCTTCATTGCCAGTGCGGCAAATACCGCCGCGCTCGATCATCTCGAACGCTGGGCGCAGTGGCCGGTCAAGGCGACGATCATCACCGGGCCGCGCCGTTCGGGTCGTTCGCTGCTGGCGCGTACTTTTGTCGACCGGGTCGGAGGGCGCCTCTTCGACAACGCCGAAGACCATGACGAGGAAGCGCTATTTCATGCCTGGAACCAGGCCCAGGAGACGGGCCATCCGATGGTCATGGTGGCGGACCGCGTGCCGCCAGCCTGGGAAGCGCAGCTGCCGGATCTTCGCACCCGTCTTGCCGTCACCCCGACGACCGAGATCGAGGACCCCGACGACGCCTTGTTCGGTCAGCTGCTGGCCCTGCACTTTGCCGATCGCGGGCTGCATTTGTCCGAAGAAGCGCAGCGCTATATCGCAATTCGGGTCGAAAGGACCTATTTTGCTGCCGAGCGCATTGTGGAAATGATCGATCGGCACGCGATTGCCGAGAAGGCGCGATTGACGATCCCGACCATCCGCAAGGCGCTGGAAGCCATGAGCGAGGGTGCGCGATGA
- the purN gene encoding phosphoribosylglycinamide formyltransferase: MPRRTRLAILISGRGSNMAALIYAAKAEDCPYEPVLVSGNKPDAPGLDLAEAEGVAVERLDGKATGFWETLHEKLKAHGAEMIALAGFMRIIPRDFLEKWDGKIVNIHPSLLPKHKGIGVHEAVLEAGEKVTGASVHKVIPKLDSGNILGQVEVAVMPGDTVETLADRVLIAEHQLYPKVLSDYLGRFSDPEWLTEQVAQRALALPETLAKTSHGSPAWRVGSKSSGKFFAIMWIRHHGEDHVGLLVKCAGQDEMAGLIEADPDLYFRPQYYGPSNWIGIRIDRPDTDWEHIESWLYRSWVECAPARVAKLHKAAAEF; encoded by the coding sequence ATGCCTAGGCGCACCCGCCTTGCCATCCTTATTTCGGGGCGCGGCAGCAATATGGCCGCGCTCATTTACGCCGCAAAGGCCGAGGATTGCCCCTATGAGCCGGTGCTGGTGAGCGGCAACAAGCCCGATGCGCCGGGCCTCGACCTGGCCGAAGCCGAAGGTGTCGCCGTCGAACGGCTCGACGGCAAGGCAACGGGCTTCTGGGAAACATTGCACGAAAAGCTGAAGGCCCACGGCGCCGAAATGATCGCGCTGGCGGGTTTCATGCGCATCATCCCGCGCGATTTCCTTGAAAAGTGGGACGGCAAGATCGTCAACATCCACCCCTCGCTCCTGCCCAAGCACAAGGGCATCGGCGTGCACGAGGCCGTGCTGGAAGCGGGCGAAAAGGTGACGGGCGCCAGCGTGCACAAGGTCATCCCCAAACTCGATTCAGGCAACATTCTCGGCCAGGTCGAGGTCGCGGTGATGCCGGGCGATACGGTCGAAACGCTCGCCGATCGCGTGCTCATCGCCGAACACCAGCTTTACCCCAAGGTCCTGTCCGATTACCTCGGCCGCTTCAGCGATCCCGAATGGCTGACCGAGCAGGTCGCGCAGCGCGCCCTCGCCTTGCCCGAGACCTTGGCCAAGACCAGCCACGGTTCGCCCGCCTGGCGCGTCGGCAGCAAAAGCTCGGGCAAATTCTTCGCCATTATGTGGATCCGCCATCACGGCGAGGATCATGTCGGGCTACTCGTCAAATGCGCGGGACAGGACGAGATGGCGGGGCTGATCGAGGCCGATCCCGACCTCTATTTCCGCCCGCAATATTACGGCCCGTCCAACTGGATCGGCATCCGCATCGACCGCCCCGATACCGACTGGGAACATATCGAAAGCTGGCTGTACCGCAGCTGGGTCGAATGCGCCCCCGCGCGGGTCGCGAAGCTGCACAAGGCCGCGGCTGAGTTTTAG
- a CDS encoding RNA degradosome polyphosphate kinase — translation MNEMASIEGASAVGPERFTNRELSWLEFNRRVLEEARNENHPLLERLRFLSISGSNLDEFFMVRVAGLKQQQVQGIEERSMDGMTPTQQLNAISKVADQLGAEAQAIWGDLSDALEKAGIDIIHRQELTQRERTYLSNRFDAEILPVLTPQAVDNVNPFPFVPNAGFGLIFNLFDPKSGENIIELLMIPQALPRFFTLPCRGRKKRVIAIESVIREFFDRIFPDFERLEAGAFRVLRDSDIEIEEEAEDLVMTFRSAIKRRRRGRVIRLEMAADTPETLQHIIREGLEADHALIVESAGFIGITDLAGIVEVDRPDLKFEPYSPRFPERIKEYGGDCFAAIKAKDIIVQHPYETFDVVVSFLRQAAEDPDVIAIKQTLYRAGKQSEIIDALAAAAEAGKSVTAVVELKARFDEEQNLLWAARLERAGVQVVYGFFEWKTHAKVSMVVRREGAKMRTYTHWGTGNYHPVTSKIYTDLSYFTASTRAARDAAKLFNLVTGFVQPKGLEMVTMSPSGLRDRIMTLIDREIENSKEGRSAAIWAKMNQLTDEAVIDRLYEASQAGVSIDLVVRGICCLRPGIEGLSENIRVKSIVGRFLEHSRIFVFANGERLPHRKARVLISSADWMQRNFDRRVEYMMPLENPTVHAQVLDQIMIANLIDNEQSWSLNPDGSYDRLQPGKRRFNLHHYFMNNPSLSGRGAALAGKRVPKLKLIQRGG, via the coding sequence ATGAACGAGATGGCGAGCATTGAAGGAGCGAGCGCGGTCGGCCCCGAGCGCTTCACCAATCGTGAGCTGTCCTGGCTGGAATTCAATCGCCGCGTTCTCGAAGAAGCGCGCAACGAGAACCACCCGTTGCTCGAACGCCTGCGCTTCCTGTCGATATCGGGCTCCAACCTCGACGAGTTTTTCATGGTGCGCGTTGCGGGCCTCAAGCAGCAGCAGGTCCAAGGGATCGAGGAACGCTCGATGGATGGCATGACCCCGACGCAGCAGCTCAATGCCATCAGCAAGGTCGCCGACCAGCTGGGCGCCGAAGCGCAGGCGATCTGGGGCGATCTCAGCGACGCGCTGGAAAAAGCCGGCATCGATATCATCCATCGCCAGGAACTGACCCAGCGCGAACGGACCTATCTGTCGAACCGCTTCGATGCGGAAATACTGCCGGTGCTGACCCCGCAGGCGGTCGATAACGTCAATCCGTTCCCCTTCGTGCCCAATGCGGGCTTCGGGCTGATCTTCAACCTGTTCGATCCCAAGTCTGGCGAGAACATCATCGAATTGCTGATGATCCCGCAAGCATTGCCGCGCTTTTTCACCTTGCCCTGCCGCGGCAGGAAAAAGCGCGTCATCGCCATCGAAAGCGTCATCCGCGAGTTTTTCGACCGAATCTTTCCCGATTTCGAGCGCTTGGAAGCGGGCGCGTTCCGCGTGTTGCGCGATAGCGATATCGAGATCGAGGAAGAGGCCGAAGATCTGGTCATGACCTTCCGCTCGGCGATCAAGCGACGCCGCCGCGGGCGTGTCATCCGCCTAGAAATGGCTGCCGACACGCCTGAAACCCTGCAGCATATCATTCGCGAGGGGCTGGAAGCCGATCACGCTTTGATCGTGGAGAGCGCGGGCTTTATCGGCATCACCGACCTCGCGGGTATCGTCGAAGTCGATCGGCCCGATCTGAAGTTCGAACCCTATTCGCCGCGCTTTCCTGAACGCATCAAGGAATATGGCGGCGACTGCTTTGCCGCGATCAAAGCCAAGGACATCATCGTCCAGCACCCCTACGAGACCTTCGATGTGGTCGTGAGCTTCCTGCGCCAGGCGGCCGAAGACCCCGATGTAATCGCGATCAAGCAGACGCTGTATCGCGCCGGTAAACAGTCCGAAATCATCGATGCACTCGCCGCTGCCGCCGAAGCGGGCAAATCGGTGACCGCGGTGGTCGAACTCAAGGCGCGCTTCGATGAAGAACAGAATTTGCTTTGGGCCGCGCGGCTCGAACGTGCGGGCGTCCAGGTGGTCTACGGCTTCTTCGAATGGAAAACCCACGCCAAGGTGTCGATGGTGGTGCGCCGCGAAGGCGCCAAGATGCGCACCTACACGCACTGGGGTACGGGCAATTACCACCCGGTCACTTCCAAGATTTATACCGATCTAAGCTATTTCACCGCTTCGACCCGTGCCGCGCGCGATGCTGCCAAGCTGTTCAACCTCGTCACCGGTTTCGTCCAGCCCAAGGGTCTCGAAATGGTGACGATGAGCCCCAGCGGGCTGCGCGATCGCATCATGACGCTGATCGACCGCGAAATCGAGAATTCGAAAGAAGGCAGGTCAGCCGCCATTTGGGCCAAGATGAACCAGTTGACCGACGAGGCCGTCATCGATCGCCTCTACGAAGCGAGCCAGGCCGGTGTGTCGATCGATCTGGTGGTGCGCGGTATCTGTTGCCTGCGTCCGGGGATCGAAGGCCTTTCCGAGAATATCCGGGTCAAGTCGATCGTTGGGCGATTCCTCGAACATTCGCGCATTTTCGTGTTCGCCAACGGCGAGCGCTTGCCGCATCGCAAGGCCCGCGTGCTCATCAGTTCGGCCGACTGGATGCAGCGCAACTTCGACCGGCGCGTGGAATATATGATGCCGCTGGAAAACCCCACCGTGCACGCACAGGTGCTCGACCAGATCATGATCGCCAACCTGATCGACAATGAGCAGAGCTGGAGCCTCAACCCCGACGGCAGTTACGACCGGCTGCAGCCCGGCAAACGACGCTTCAACCTGCATCATTATTTCATGAACAACCCGTCATTGTCCGGACGCGGTGCGGCACTGGCGGGCAAGCGCGTACCCAAACTCAAACTCATCCAGCGAGGCGGATGA
- the purM gene encoding phosphoribosylformylglycinamidine cyclo-ligase, protein MSEKKGLTYADAGVSIDAGNRLVGQIGPHAKSTARPGANAQLGGFGGFFDLKAAGYKDPLLVAANDGVGTKLKLAIEAGRHDGVGIDLVAMCVNDLIVQGAEPLFFLDYYATGKLDNDVAEAVVASIAAGCREAGCALIGGETAEMPGMYGEDDYDLAGFCVGAVERAGALVGNEASEGDLLIGLESSGVHSNGFSLVRRIIEQEGWKLDDPLPYDADRTIGEALLEPTRIYVQALLPLVRAGDIKALAHITGGGLLENIPRILPEGLRAQVSLSNLTLPPLFAMLRDAGNIANSEMVRTFNCGIGMVALVDADHVGPVTKALEDAGENVLRIGRIVNGLRGCSVVGDGWSASHDA, encoded by the coding sequence ATGAGCGAGAAAAAAGGCCTTACCTACGCCGATGCTGGCGTTTCCATCGACGCGGGTAACAGGTTGGTCGGCCAGATCGGCCCTCATGCCAAAAGCACTGCGCGCCCCGGCGCCAACGCGCAATTGGGCGGATTCGGGGGCTTTTTCGATCTCAAGGCTGCCGGATACAAGGACCCGCTGCTGGTCGCGGCCAATGATGGGGTTGGCACCAAGCTCAAACTGGCGATCGAAGCGGGACGCCATGACGGCGTGGGCATCGACCTTGTCGCGATGTGCGTCAACGATCTCATTGTGCAGGGCGCCGAGCCGCTTTTTTTCCTCGACTATTACGCCACCGGAAAGCTCGACAATGACGTCGCCGAGGCGGTGGTCGCCAGCATTGCCGCGGGATGCCGAGAAGCCGGCTGTGCGTTGATCGGCGGCGAAACCGCGGAAATGCCGGGCATGTACGGCGAAGATGATTATGACCTTGCAGGCTTTTGTGTGGGCGCGGTGGAACGCGCGGGTGCGCTGGTCGGCAATGAAGCCAGCGAAGGCGACCTGCTGATCGGGCTCGAAAGCTCGGGCGTACATTCGAACGGCTTCTCGCTGGTGCGGCGCATCATCGAGCAGGAAGGCTGGAAGCTCGATGACCCCCTGCCCTACGACGCCGACAGGACGATCGGCGAAGCGCTGCTCGAACCGACGCGCATCTATGTGCAGGCGCTGCTGCCGCTGGTGCGCGCGGGCGACATCAAGGCGCTCGCGCACATCACGGGTGGCGGCCTGCTGGAAAATATTCCGCGCATCCTGCCCGAAGGCCTGCGTGCCCAAGTCTCGCTGTCAAACCTAACGCTTCCCCCGCTGTTCGCCATGCTGCGCGATGCCGGGAACATCGCCAATTCGGAAATGGTGCGCACCTTCAATTGCGGCATCGGCATGGTCGCCTTGGTCGATGCCGATCATGTCGGGCCAGTCACCAAGGCGCTCGAAGATGCCGGCGAGAACGTGCTGCGCATCGGTAGAATCGTGAATGGCCTGCGCGGTTGCAGTGTCGTCGGGGATGGCTGGTCGGCCAGCCACGATGCCTAG
- the aspS gene encoding aspartate--tRNA ligase, with product MHAYRTHHCAALTASNVGDTVRLSGWIHRKRDHGGVLFVDLRDHHGITQIVADDDSPALPILEKLRVESVVTIDGDVKARSESTVNKNLPTGEIEVFARKVAIQSEANELPLPVAGEQDYPEDIRLKYRFVDLRRDTMHKNIVLRSKVISSLRRRMEEQGFTEFQTPILGASSPEGARDYLVPSRLHPGRFYALPQAPQMFKQLLMVAGFDRYFQIAPCFRDEDLRADRSPEFYQLDFEMSFVTQEDVFQAIEPVLAGVFEEFADGRSVTPAGEFPRIPYKEAMLKYGTDKPDLRNPIIISDVGGHFEGSGFGLFANLVSQGKKIRAIPAPGTAEKSRKFFDEMNDWARGEGFPGLGYATRKGGEWGGPIAKNHGPENMDKIADELGLGPDDGLFFAAGDEKDAAKLAGLARTRVGQSLDLIPEGEFKFCWIVDFPMFEFDEERQKVDFSHNPFSMPQGEMEALQTKDPLDILAWQYDIVCNGYELSSGAIRNHRPDIMYKAFEIAGYSKADVDENFSGMIEAFKLGAPPHGGSAPGIDRIVMLIADEPNIREVIAFPMNQRAQDLMMGAPSLVSERQLNELSIQLDLPPEEDETSDGAPVADLVEE from the coding sequence ATGCACGCCTACCGCACTCATCATTGTGCCGCCCTTACTGCCAGCAACGTTGGCGATACGGTCCGCCTTTCGGGCTGGATCCATCGCAAACGCGATCATGGCGGCGTGCTTTTCGTCGACCTGCGGGACCATCACGGCATCACCCAGATCGTCGCCGATGACGATTCGCCGGCATTGCCGATCCTCGAAAAGCTGCGCGTGGAAAGCGTCGTCACCATCGATGGTGACGTGAAAGCGCGTAGCGAAAGCACCGTGAACAAGAACCTGCCGACGGGCGAGATCGAAGTGTTCGCGCGCAAAGTGGCGATCCAGTCCGAAGCCAACGAATTGCCGTTGCCGGTCGCGGGCGAACAGGATTATCCCGAGGATATCCGCCTCAAATACCGCTTCGTCGATTTGCGCCGCGACACCATGCACAAGAACATCGTGTTGCGGTCCAAGGTGATCAGCTCGCTGCGCCGCCGCATGGAAGAGCAGGGGTTCACTGAATTCCAGACGCCGATCCTGGGTGCCTCGAGCCCCGAAGGCGCGCGCGATTATCTCGTGCCGAGCCGTCTGCACCCGGGCCGCTTCTACGCGCTGCCGCAGGCGCCGCAGATGTTCAAGCAGCTGCTGATGGTCGCGGGCTTCGACCGCTATTTCCAGATCGCGCCGTGCTTCCGTGATGAAGACCTGCGCGCCGACCGCAGCCCCGAATTCTACCAGCTCGACTTCGAAATGAGCTTCGTCACGCAGGAAGACGTCTTCCAGGCGATCGAACCGGTGCTTGCGGGCGTGTTCGAAGAATTTGCCGACGGGCGCAGCGTGACCCCCGCGGGCGAATTTCCGCGCATCCCATACAAGGAAGCGATGCTCAAATACGGCACCGACAAGCCCGACCTTCGCAACCCGATCATCATCTCGGATGTCGGCGGCCACTTCGAAGGCTCGGGCTTCGGCCTGTTCGCGAACCTCGTGTCACAGGGCAAGAAGATCCGCGCCATTCCTGCACCGGGCACCGCGGAAAAGAGCCGCAAGTTCTTCGACGAGATGAACGACTGGGCGCGCGGCGAAGGCTTCCCGGGGCTTGGCTATGCGACCCGCAAGGGCGGCGAGTGGGGTGGCCCCATCGCCAAGAACCACGGCCCCGAAAACATGGACAAGATCGCCGACGAACTCGGCCTTGGCCCCGATGACGGGCTGTTCTTCGCTGCGGGCGACGAAAAGGACGCCGCCAAGCTGGCGGGTCTCGCGCGCACCCGCGTCGGCCAGAGCCTCGATCTTATCCCCGAAGGCGAATTCAAGTTCTGCTGGATCGTCGATTTTCCGATGTTCGAGTTCGACGAAGAGCGCCAGAAGGTCGACTTCTCGCACAACCCCTTCTCGATGCCGCAGGGCGAGATGGAAGCGCTGCAAACCAAGGATCCGCTCGATATCCTCGCCTGGCAGTACGACATCGTCTGCAACGGCTACGAATTGTCTTCGGGCGCCATTCGTAACCACCGCCCGGACATCATGTACAAGGCGTTCGAGATCGCCGGCTATTCGAAGGCCGATGTCGACGAGAATTTCTCGGGCATGATCGAAGCCTTCAAGCTTGGCGCGCCGCCGCACGGCGGTTCGGCGCCGGGTATCGATCGCATCGTCATGCTGATCGCCGACGAGCCCAACATCCGCGAAGTCATCGCTTTCCCGATGAACCAGCGCGCGCAAGACCTGATGATGGGCGCCCCCAGTTTGGTGAGCGAGCGCCAGCTCAACGAATTGTCGATCCAGCTCGACTTGCCGCCCGAAGAAGACGAAACTTCGGACGGCGCGCCGGTCGCCGACCTCGTGGAAGAGTAA
- a CDS encoding Ppx/GppA family phosphatase gives MSIQVPFGPVGIIDIGSNSVRLVVYGGTERVPSILYNEKVMAGLGRTIGADGNMSDEAMEMALGALARFRKVTRRIGTRRLRTVATAAVRDAKNGPDFLAACAKIGIRPALISGEEEAVGAAFGVLSAFPRAGGVVADLGGGSLELAGVARGAVGNVVSLPLGVLRVGEEPDVRHIADTLDAALDDSRLRDAARGKKLYLVGGSFRSVAMLEMMLSGHPLPIVHAHRLDVGQLDALADFVDRARKKDIKQFGRISTDRIPHMPAAIAILKQLAQKLGPGRVLVSSYGLREGLLYADLSEKKRSEDPLLAAALEVGRRLGRFGDHGALLDQYISPLFVGEGAKTQRLRLCSCLLGDIAWNAHPDFRAERAVDLATHGNWVGINAHGRAKIGLALYTAFGGDGGYDEKLSSLLSLKDIGRAQAWGKAIRFAQRLSAGTANILKKTSLELVKDTIVLTLPEKECTLYSDAVMKRFDQLGQAMGKDLAVRFS, from the coding sequence ATGAGCATACAGGTCCCCTTCGGTCCTGTCGGCATCATCGACATCGGTTCAAACTCGGTGCGCCTCGTCGTCTATGGCGGGACCGAGCGGGTGCCCTCCATTCTCTATAACGAAAAGGTTATGGCCGGCCTCGGGCGCACGATCGGCGCGGACGGCAATATGAGCGATGAAGCGATGGAGATGGCGCTTGGCGCGCTGGCCCGCTTTCGTAAGGTCACCCGCCGCATCGGCACGCGCCGCCTGCGCACCGTGGCGACTGCTGCCGTCCGCGACGCCAAGAACGGGCCCGATTTCCTCGCCGCCTGCGCGAAAATCGGGATCCGGCCGGCGCTGATTTCGGGCGAGGAAGAGGCGGTCGGCGCGGCCTTTGGCGTCCTCAGCGCTTTCCCGCGCGCAGGCGGTGTCGTGGCCGATCTTGGCGGCGGCAGTCTTGAACTGGCGGGGGTCGCGCGGGGTGCCGTCGGCAACGTCGTGAGCCTGCCGCTAGGCGTGCTTCGCGTAGGTGAGGAGCCCGATGTCAGGCATATTGCAGACACGCTCGATGCGGCGCTCGATGATAGCCGCCTTCGCGATGCCGCGCGGGGCAAGAAACTCTATCTGGTCGGGGGCAGCTTCCGCTCGGTCGCGATGCTCGAGATGATGTTATCGGGTCACCCGTTACCGATCGTCCATGCGCACAGGCTGGACGTCGGCCAGCTCGATGCGCTTGCCGACTTTGTCGATCGCGCGCGCAAGAAGGACATCAAGCAGTTCGGTCGCATTTCGACCGACCGCATTCCGCATATGCCTGCGGCCATCGCGATCCTGAAGCAGTTGGCTCAAAAGCTCGGGCCGGGGCGGGTGCTGGTTTCAAGCTACGGTCTGCGCGAAGGCCTGCTCTATGCCGACCTGTCGGAAAAGAAACGATCGGAAGATCCGCTGCTCGCCGCCGCGCTAGAGGTGGGTAGGCGTCTGGGCCGTTTCGGCGATCATGGCGCGCTGCTCGATCAATATATTTCGCCGCTGTTCGTGGGCGAGGGGGCAAAGACGCAGCGGCTACGCCTCTGCTCCTGCCTGCTTGGCGATATTGCGTGGAATGCGCATCCCGATTTTCGCGCCGAACGTGCGGTCGACCTGGCAACGCACGGCAACTGGGTCGGCATCAACGCGCATGGGCGGGCCAAGATCGGGCTTGCGCTCTATACCGCGTTCGGGGGCGACGGTGGGTATGACGAGAAGCTCTCATCGCTGCTCTCGCTCAAGGATATCGGGCGCGCGCAGGCTTGGGGCAAGGCGATCCGCTTTGCGCAGCGCCTGTCGGCGGGCACGGCCAATATCCTCAAGAAAACAAGCCTCGAACTGGTCAAGGACACCATCGTGCTGACGCTTCCGGAGAAAGAGTGTACGCTTTATTCGGACGCCGTCATGAAGCGGTTCGACCAGCTTGGTCAGGCGATGGGCAAGGACCTGGCGGTCCGCTTTTCCTAG